ACATAATGGCCATATGACACGCAGACTTGATATATACACGCAGACTTGAGGCTTCTGCTGATGTCCATCAGTACTGTTAGTTGACTCATTCTAATCTTACACTTCACTTATTTTTTAAAATCTCCCATCAACCCAGTCTCTCATTAATGATGCACTATATGTACAAATTAGCACAATGTTTTTATGTACTAATAACACAGACTCTTGGCGCATCGAACTCCAATGCCACGACCATTCTGAATCTCCCATCATTATTGTTGCAACGGTGTGCTAATCAGAACTACAATTCCCACAATGCACTGCACCAACCGGAACCAGGAAAAACATCTAGTTAGTTACACGTGCGCCTCTTCATCGGCTTCAAACAAACGTATCATACCAAACGCTTCAGGTAAATGTAACTTGCAATAAACATTTGATCTAACATTGTCACTTAGTGTCGGTAAATTTGGCATGTACATGCATTACATAGTGATAATGCAATATATTTGAAACGCATTCTcgcaacctagctagctaacgggTAATTCAGCTCTCATCATCAAATTAGTCTACACCGACTAATGCTGCGTTCAGAACAACTATGAAATCTCCGACTTCCgagtgttcaagacaactgggaaatcgGAAAAAACGAGAGACAAGTGGGGAAAACCTTTTGAACGgccgactttccgacctgaagatcactgagtCAAAATTGTATCGTATTTTTCCGAGTTGTATTGAACGTACCAATAACATCGGTATAgacatttttaaaataatttaaccAAGACATACCCCAACTTGTTTCCAATGGGAAGAAATTAGTCAGTGGCCCGAACTGGAGTAGGCTCCTATTGGCGCATTTTTCCGTTAGAGAACACCTACTATGTGAAGTGCATGTGTGCAATAACACAATTCGCCTTTGCGCTCCTTTTAAATAACGCGATTTTAAAACTTTTACAAAGGTATAACGTTtacaaaacttagtccactctgttcatagCATATTTTAGTTTTGGggacagaaaactgtattgagatcaaatgtttaatcgATGGTAAatgagtggaaacgccaagcgGTGAAATATGTCTCATTGTTCTATTTGTGGTATAGAGCTCACCAGCTTGTAGTCCTAATTACTTCTGGGTTCTTcatccctatgggaaaaatgtaataaaattTTTGCGtgttgtttatatttttgctcagtgtagGTTATGCCCCACAGCTACTTAAATAGGTCTATGAACCACAGCATCGTGCTTTGCAGTTTATGAAAGTGAAAGTTGTTTATTATGAGTGTATAATGGTCATCAGGCATCGTAAATGGCACCCAGAAAATGTACTTTTCTTAGCCTAATCCTTTTGTTGTTCCACACTTTCACATGGCTGCAGGCGTTTGGTGCAGTTAAAAACACTGCTTGTTAAAATGTCGAACATATGTGAAAATACTGTCGTGAATTTTTAACAGCTTCATGAAATGTTACAAACTTCTGTTGAACCCAGTCATTGGTGTGTTCTCTAAAAAACATTTATGCCAAAGGCCAGTGGTCTCAGAATTATGGCCACCCAAGGCACTGTTTGGGTTCATTTAGTGCAGTTGTTATTTATTCCTATGACTGTCCAATAACCCCTTGACCTCTACCCGTTGTCTGAAGTCTATCCTGTCTCAGAGTTCCAGCACTTTGTATCAACCTTAGGATGACAAACACTTACCTAATAGTTCTGTGTCCATCTCTGTACAGCTTTTAGTCAAGCACATCGCTGTCCCCTGCCTGACATCCTGTGTGTGTAAGTCAGTGGGCCAGATGTCCTTTCCCACCCCGTTGTACTCCCATGCGGGCCGCGGGCCTTTCACTGACGTGTACGAGCCAGCCGAGGACTCCTTCCTCTTGATAGATGCCCTTGAGCAGGATGCTGACAGACTGAAGAAAATTAGGTGAGCAGCTTGTCACAatacctgggttgtgttcattagtgcTTACAtagaaaaacattttgcaacaaaaacgagagtttcttattggacaggtAGTTCAGGTAGTCCCGTCCCGTTTTGATCCGTTTGGTATCTAGTGAAAATGACCcttggttgtgttcattaggcaccaaacagaagaaaacagactgaaaagAGAGGAGCTCCCTGGACTGGTCCAATAAGAATTTTTGCTTTCTGTTGCCAAACTTCTTTAAAGGTTTTCTGttgcgtgccctaatgaacaccacCCTGATACCTGCTACTGGTCAACAATACAGTTACTGACCTTTGACCCTCTTCTCCAGCCCCTCTGTGTGTCTAGAGGTGGGCAGTGGCTCTGGGGTGGTGTCCGCCTTTCTGGCATCCGTGATCGGACCTACAGCTCTATACCTGTGagtaggggtgtgtgtgagagagagactgactgtctGTATTTGTTAGGATGTGCTTTAGTAACATGCCTATATCTGTGTTTAGGACGTTTTGTAAAAATAACTGTCTAGAGGGCTTGTGACTCGTATGTGTGTTTTAACGGATGTGTTTgacttgttgtgtgtgtgtgtgtgtgtcctccccaGCTGTACCGACGTGAACCCCGCAGCAGCCCAATGCACTCTGGAGACGTCTCGCTGTAACGCCGTTAGTCTGCAGCCTATCATCACTGActtggtgagacacacacacgagGGATGTGCATCTTTCTCTTTCAAGATTATTCGATACGTTGCTAGATACATGGGATACGATACAGGAATGATACGTTTTGGTTTGAAGCGATTTGGTTTGAATCCATtcaccctaacaatgggagtcgttgtcctcAAAGCGGCATGGCGGGCTGTCTAGCTCCCGCCtatcctttctttggattggtggatgcATCTCCTTATTGTAATCAGTTTTTGAATATTCAATGAGGGTTGTTGAAGTCAACCATCTGTATTCAATGGAGCGAGAGATGATGCTATGAATTCATgtcatgaatatgcatagccatCTTGAGACAACTCCGATTATAAAGTGTTCTAAAAAGTGTTCTTTCTCAAAGTTGCCAGGATTTCACGCGACCTACTTATTATCAATACACTCGTAACAACTTAAGCATTGCGAAACTTCGATTCGATCAATATAAGCCATATATTTTTGGGTTGACCAAATTTGACACTCATTGACCCCCATACAAAAACTCTGTGCATGGTGGGTGAAACAACGAAATAACACCacctgctggagggagacagattttcCACTGAGTTGGACCTCTTCATCTCCGATGTTGGTGCCTGAGCTGAGCCATAAGGGAAActggacatctaccaccccactatcagacaAAGGGGGGGCAAGGTTAGctttttctgtttttgtttcaactgctagggaagggaagacaatgttcctactaGTCAGACTCAATCTCACGGGCACAGACATGACTCTAGTCATGTAACCACAGTAACCTCATAGCCCTTAAAGGGGCAGGTGAAAATTAGTCTCATCTGTGATGTTTTGGTTTAAAGACTCGGGTCACATAAAATGCAATGAAATTAAACAATATACCACATTACTTCTTACTAGTAAGACATTTGTTTTTTAGAAACATTACAGAGCAGGCTCATCAGTGTAATTTGTCTGCAAATTTGTACTTTATTTTGGTtggttaaaaaaaatctgagagTGACTGTCACAGTTGCTGATGGACCAACATGTATATTTTAGGCCCTGGGCCTACTGCTGCTGACGatgttgagtctcatagcaaagggtctgaatatttatgaaaCTAAGGTATGTtacaaattagcaaaaatgtctaaacttgtttttccctttgtcatcatggggtattgtgtgtagattgacgaaaacattttatttaatccattttagaataatgttgtaatgtaacaaaatgtggcaaaGGGAAAGTGGTCTGGACTGTACACTGATTGTTAAAAGCAAAACTATCTATAAACTATTGCTGATGGTGGACCTGAACaatgaaaaataaaatataatgTAGCCTAAGCCCCGATCAGCAGGTAGGCTATATGTCCAGATGAGTCGTGTCTCGGGCGGTTGCTTAGGCTACTTCATTCTGGTAAAACAATTTTTGAACAGCGCATTTGATAACCAATGTAATTTGCTTTATTATTGTTGTCACTCAACTAATAAAGCCTGATATTGCGCAAGCTATTTTCCAAACATTAGAATGCTGTAGGTGATGCGCAGCCTACCTCTCTCGTTGGACAGCGCGTGAAGCAGCACACAATGTTCAGTTTGACTAGGCTACTCGTATTGCCTGTTATTCGCCATGCAAACATGACTTTAGGATCAACAACTGTCGACACAGTTACATGCTTTGTTCCACACTGAAGGAGAAGACGAGAGGTGTTTTCAGAAGGTAAAAATAAAGTAATATGAGCAAAGAAACAAGTTAACCTGCGATTCATACCGTTTGAATCGATATTCTGACCGATGCATGCTACATTTGGAACAGTTTGGGGTCGCAGACCGATGCACTCTCAATCTTTAACATTTGATCCAGGCACACATGATGAGAAAGACCCACACACTTCCTCTCCATTTGTTCACCCCAACTTTACATCTGTCCTTCTCCGTTTTAGGTGGACTCTCTCTTGCCAAGGTTGTGTGAAAAAGTGGACGTTCTTTTATTCAACCCTCCTTATGTCATCACACCATCAGAAGAGGTAGAAAACTAAACTAGTGTTTGGTTGTTCTCCATACCACAGTGACGGAATTGTGTTTTATAGTGTGCGTGTATGTTTTTGTCAGGTGGGTAGCCATGGCATCGAGGCAGCCTGGGCTGGTGGGAGGTGGGGCCGAGAGGTGATGGACAGGTTCTTCCCGCTGCTTCCAAAGCTACTGTCCAATCAGGGGTTGTTTTACCTGGTCACTGTGGCAGAGAACAATCCAGGTGAGCCTCCCACTTCCATTCTCTTTTGACTTCTTGGTTTATATTTACTCAGTCTACATTGATAAATTACATACGGCCTGATGTTATTTGGCACTGATGCATTTTTTACTATCTTTGTGAAAAGAGCAGTCTACCCTGTATAGCTTGTTTAGGTCCAGGGTTAGAATACCACTCCTTGGAATGTTTTGCCATTTGCAGAATGAGTGAGTGACACTGACTGAAGAATGTAGGTGGGATCATTAACATTTAATTACCACAACCCTGGtctttgcaacaacaaaaaagacagTTCCTCCCCGATTCAGTTCGTTTCCTTCCATTTGATACCTAATGAACACTACCCTACTGTAACCTCTTTCTTCTACCAGAGGAGATCACCATTCTGCTGAGGAAGTTTGGCCTGCAGGGAGCGCCTTGTCTGTCCCGACGAACTGGTCCAGAGAGCCTGTCTGTTCTGCGCTTCCACAGAACAACGTGATCCTCCCTGTCCCACAGAGGAGACCATGAACCTGCTGCTCCGACCACAGCGGTTTCAGCTTCATCTCAACAACCATGAGTGATCACCTGAACTTTAACATAAATTGAGTGAAAGCCACCGTGGGTTCATGGGAGCATTGGTCAAATAAGTGACCATGTCTCAAGACTTTAACCCAATGCACTATACAAAGGCTAACAGGTTGTCCATGCTAATGAGTGTTCAAGTCTCCTTGAACCGGTTTGTATTGGGAGAGGATCCAGTCAGTGTCAGTATTGAAGACATGATGTACAGGTAGAATTGACATGCAGACTAGACCGGGCACGCGCATGTTGATTTTATTCATCCACACCAGACCCCATAAGGAGACGCAGGTTAAAAATATCTaaacgaactctgaaccaactatattaatttggggacaggtcgaaacattcatggacatttagctaCCTTGCTATTGCTAGCTGATTTGTCCTGGGATGAAattaaacattgggttgttattttacctgaaaagcACAAGGTCCTTTTTTCCCCCTGGATCTCAGTAGAATTCTGACCCATTGAGTCACACACAATTGTGTGTTCTCTACACTATTAATCCAGATAAAAGGGGAAACCTAGTTAGTTtaagtaatctctcctccttcagtcttctgTGAACTTTATATGGTGGTTGGCTGCCAACTTTAagttgcattaccaccaccaactggactgaagtgtggacctcagttcagctTTCACtcacccacatgggtatatgctcctaaaaaccaatgaggagatggaagaggcgggacttgcagcgcgTCACGTGTCAaaaatagttattatagttattttaGGGCCTAGCTGCGCAGACACTCGTGAACAGTTTGGATGAAATGATTGATTaacgtgtacatttattttggaaCGCAAGCGGTGTAGTCAGCAAGTGACTGACCCAAAGATTGTCTTTGGACTCATTTAATCTTAGGGCTCGATTCAATCCATGACGCTTAAGATCTGCGATATACCGCAGTTCAAATGTAGAGATCATTTCCGATTGAGGCAACATGCAGCGTTTACTGTGAGTGGATGCAGTCCCGCGTACATGGGAACATTGCCTTTCAATTTCATATTCAGCGCTGCGGATTGAAACAAGCCTTTAGTTTATTGCAACATTGTGGTTTCCACAATCCTACCTGGGATGCCAACTGCAGTTTTAAAGGTATCATTTGGTATTTTCTGCTTTTTTGGATGGAGGGGAGACGGGTGAATGAGTTCTGCTGAAATAGCAATGGATTCAAACACATGCTGCAACGGAGCCAGCAGTTTAGACCAAAGATTGTTCACTCAGGCTGCTTACCATTCGGAGAAAAGTGTTCCCGTCCACTTAACAGTGTGGCTCTCCCATAGACAATGCAGTAGCATCTGGATATGGTCTGCTTAGTTTCACTTCAATTTTAAAAAAAAGTGGGGTGTCTTGCTTCCTCTTCAGTCTCTGGTTAAGACTGTTACGCCACCTTAGGCCACTCCAGCTGCAGTTTTGTGGATCTGAAAGTTGTAAGTAAAAAGTAGTTTAAAATAGATGTGAACAACTCAGTTTATCAAGGTATGACATTTGTTTATGTAGTTACATATCCCCTGCATTACTCATAGTGTAACATGATGTTCAAATGTTATGAACATACTTCATGTTTGAGCAGAGTTGAAATTGGCAGGGTTTATGGTGAATGCGATCTCTACGAACGTTGGAGTAATTGCCTTTAGTCGACAGTAACATTGAAGGTTACCTTTATTTTGATAAAGGGCACCAACAACATTCAAACATGGACTAGGCACTGGGATAGGGAATAGTCCACAGTGCCAACAGGGGGGGAGGGCACCAATGTCAATGCTGCACATTATTAAAGCTGCTTGGGTCAATTAGAACGTGATTAGATGTAATTCGTTTGGAAGGTTGGAAAACAAAAAGGTTGCAACCAGGAGTTGAACTGGGGACCTTGCGGGTTGCGTGTAATGATTTTTCAAActagttttcattgggaaggTGTACAAAGCAAAACGCAGAATCCTACTCCAcgtgctcgttgaacatctcattccaaaatcataggcattaatatggagatggtccccccccctttgctgctataacagcctccactcttctgggaaggatttccactagatgttggaacattgctgcagtctcatttagccacgagcattagtgaggtcgggcactgatgttgggcaattaggcctgaaccgcagtcggtgttccaattcatccctatAAGGTGTTCGATggcattgaggtcagggctctgtgcaagccagtcaagttcttccacaccgatcttgacaaatcatttcataccagtcatccaacagattcccattcagagcgacacacagaagcatccagggtcaatgccctgctcaagggcacattgacagatctaccaccaggccaaaaaacttgaacccgaaccctccaagatccctccacagttccccaatagctgtccctcaaccattcaagaccccccaagaagaaaaataaaatGAATTCCATTCCCCAAGAATCCCCCAATGCATCAACCATCATGAACtagagaaaaaaggaaaagacagGAGAAAACAGCAAAACAAACATATACATTataaacaaaggacatcaaggacaactaaaatcataacagcaatgctaatgtttgtgtgcatgtctggcactattacatgtgtgtgtttatttgaatgagtgctcagcctcaggcaaaccggcattagctgtaaaaacactgcccctcagtgtcagtaaaatgtactttttatgtttagactttaaaaaaaaaacattatctcccatacagcaactccactcccacttgccTCCAATTCCACATTCCAACCTATCCCATtgatctctgctggccacccacaTCTTTCAACTATTCTGTGATGTTTAatgtacaatttcaatctatctaattgaatagaatccacagattgcgagttgaagataaatattgttactaagagtattagtaattgactgaccctgtctctccagatctaacagtactatttctagggtcaattttagatcaatgctatgcattttcagccattcctggaccggagaacagaaacaggctacctgagggcaataccaaaatagtctattgattctgtatcctcaaaACAAAATCTGCAGAGTGTCGATGATTTTATGCCacaagaattctatataataatttttgctgaaaagcacgaagtcttgaatcttgcgttgtTTTAGATATCAACTCATATGACCTGCACCATGGAATCAGTACATCACAAATCTCTTTCCAACTATTTGGCAGTTGTCagcatcctggtcctcaaatgaaacatatactttcctatttatgctatttttattcctctgcCAGTTTTGAGCCTTTATAtagggcagacagaccagttccctacctcccgctgccacctgcctccatttttggggtaatgctgtaatcaattggttgtactcttggattgagcagaccttcccatacaattctgataactccacCATTCCAATTTACATTATCATTCAAGAACAAAATACCCctttcaaacatctttcccataaatacaggtattttatcaaccagcacatttgagttcagccataatatttgttccATCTTTTAAGTGGGATGAAATTGAAgtcagctctgcaatgcttgtttgaaaaaaaagtataattttcaattaattgaaaatgagacatggcaataaggccatttttaaacaatggatgagcttttcttagtaatctacttgaaCCATTTAGGGTACAaataaaaccttgaatgagtgaagcttttagaggtttagtgcttttatgTTTAAATAttctcaacccacccaattcatattcattatatggATTCTGGTTTAGCATCCCAGATAAAGCGACATTTTTACCGCATGTGATTTGAAAAACGAACCATCAGGAGTAGGCAGTGCCATAAGTgagtaaactgggatatgactaaggATGTTAATCTGggcaatttttccataaatagacaggtatttacctcttcATGGTTGTAGGATGTCATCTATTTTtacaagttttctattgaaattcattgcgGAGaacttatttatattttttgtgatatgaatactgGGTATGTTtacttcaccatcagcccattttatatttaaactgcagggtaatgtaaaagttgtattttttaaagatccaatacgtaatattgtacccatcataattaggttttagtccagagagtacagaaatgttatctagatcttcaatgagacatttgCAAGGATCTAGCTTGTGTACTTgatataaaacttgagtcatcagGACATGGACATCgttgtttttaagccttggatttctaatcctctaatgttgttattgagtcggattttaatagctagcatttgaatgaacagttcttgtgctaacACTGCTtcaaggcagtttggaactcggtagtgggtGCTGCGACAGAGCAGACGATTATGCACTACAGCGGTCCCGTtcggtgagcttgtgtggcctaccacatcgcagctgagccattgttgctccttgatgtttccacttcacaacagcATGTACAGTGGAACGGGGCAGctctacccggataaagcactaaataaacttcaattagtgctaaatacggctgctagaatcctgactagaacccaaaaaattgatcatattactccagtgctagcctccctacactggcttcctgtcaaggcaagggctgattaaggttttactgctaacctacaaagcattacatgggcttgctcctacctatctctctgatttggtcctgccgtacatacctacacgtacactacggtcacaagacgcaggcctcctaattgtccctagaatttctaagcaaacagctggaggcagggctttctcctatagagctcaatttgtatggaatggtctgcctacccaattaagagacgcaaactcggtctcaacctttaagtctttactgaagactcatctcttcagtgggtcatatgattgagtgtagtctggcccaggagtgggaaggtgaacggaaaggctctggagcaatgaaccgcccttgctgtctctgcctggccggttcccctttttccactgggattctctgcctctaaccctattacaggggctgagtcactggcttactggggctctttcatacagtccctgggaggggtgcgtcacatgagtgggttgagtcaccgaTGTGATCTCCCCCCcccgggttgtgccgtggcggagatctttgtgggctatactcggccttgtctcaggatgataagttggtggttgaagatatccctctagtggtgtgggggctgtgctttggcaaagtgggtggggttatatccttcctgtttggccctgtccggggggtgTCCTCgggtggggccacagtgtctcctgacccctcctgtctcagcctccagtatttatgctgcagtagtttatgtgttggggggctagagtcagtttgttatatctggagtacttctcctgttctattcggtgtcctgtgtgaatttaagtgtgctctctctaattctctctttcggagaacctgagccctaggaccatgcctcaggactacctgacatgactccttgctgttcccagtccacctggccgtgctgctgctccagtttcaactgttctgccttaatattattggaccatgctggtcatttatgaacatttgaacatcttggccatgttctgttaatctccacccggcacagccagaagaggactggccaccccacatagcctggttcctctaggttttggcctttctagggagtttttcctagccaccgtgcttctacacctgcattgcttgctgtttggggttttaggctgggtttctgtacagcactttgagatatcagctgatgtacgaagggctatataaatacatttgatttgact
This genomic window from Oncorhynchus nerka isolate Pitt River linkage group LG2, Oner_Uvic_2.0, whole genome shotgun sequence contains:
- the n6amt1 gene encoding methyltransferase N6AMT1 isoform X2; translation: MEVGTTHLTQRNVNAAVNRVSAPTAGSRTIPGTPVPEGEPGSNRPRSAPAPSQLLVKHIAVPCLTSCVCKSVGQMSFPTPLYSHAGRGPFTDVYEPAEDSFLLIDALEQDADRLKKISPSVCLEVGSGSGVVSAFLASVIGPTALYLCTDVNPAAAQCTLETSRCNAVSLQPIITDLVGSHGIEAAWAGGRWGREVMDRFFPLLPKLLSNQGLFYLVTVAENNPEEITILLRKFGLQGAPCLSRRTGPESLSVLRFHRTT
- the n6amt1 gene encoding methyltransferase N6AMT1 isoform X3, whose product is MSFPTPLYSHAGRGPFTDVYEPAEDSFLLIDALEQDADRLKKISPSVCLEVGSGSGVVSAFLASVIGPTALYLCTDVNPAAAQCTLETSRCNAVSLQPIITDLVDSLLPRLCEKVDVLLFNPPYVITPSEEVGSHGIEAAWAGGRWGREVMDRFFPLLPKLLSNQGLFYLVTVAENNPEEITILLRKFGLQGAPCLSRRTGPESLSVLRFHRTT
- the n6amt1 gene encoding methyltransferase N6AMT1 isoform X1, giving the protein MEVGTTHLTQRNVNAAVNRVSAPTAGSRTIPGTPVPEGEPGSNRPRSAPAPSQLLVKHIAVPCLTSCVCKSVGQMSFPTPLYSHAGRGPFTDVYEPAEDSFLLIDALEQDADRLKKISPSVCLEVGSGSGVVSAFLASVIGPTALYLCTDVNPAAAQCTLETSRCNAVSLQPIITDLVDSLLPRLCEKVDVLLFNPPYVITPSEEVGSHGIEAAWAGGRWGREVMDRFFPLLPKLLSNQGLFYLVTVAENNPEEITILLRKFGLQGAPCLSRRTGPESLSVLRFHRTT